A stretch of DNA from Pseudomonadota bacterium:
CACTTGAACTCCTTTGCTTCGCCAGCTTTGATCGTTTCCTTCACGGGCTGCATCTCTTTTTTCTCTTTTCCGTCGTACACGCTCATCGTTGCCTCAACAACCATATCCCTCAGGGATGTGTTTCTCACCGTCGTTCCTGCAGTAAATTTGTCTCCTTCCCGCACCAATGGCGGAATTCCTGAAAATATCGACAAATCCTGGGTAGTCCTGATACTCTCGCTGCCGGCGCCGAAAAGACCGCTGCCGCCTCCGCCGGTGCCTGTGCTTCCGCCGTTGGCTACGGCCACAATCCTGAAAGAGGTAAGAGAATCGTTAAGGGGGAAGCTTATTGATGCCTCGCCCTTTTCGTTGAGAACAACCGTGGCTTTCCAGTACACAAGACTGTCAAAAAGCTCTCTCGTAAGGTGACGCCCTCCGCCTCCACCGTGAGGTAAGGCTTTGCGGCCAAAATGTCTCTTCCCTACTACCATCATCTGAGCCGTAGACGTCTGCACTTCATAGGGTCTTCTTCCCATCATGGCCTCAAGGAGCTTCCAACTGTCGTTAGGTTTGAGTTCAAGGAGTCCTTCATCCACAACAGCCACGGTAACCTCGCTTCCCTTGGGCGGCGCATTCCCGTAAGCAGTCAAAACCGTTATTTTCGCATTCACCTCTTCGCGGACCTTATATATCTTTTTGGACGGAGCAACCTTCACCTTCAGTTCATGGGGCTTCCATCCCACTTTGATTTCAGATATGCCGAGCTTGTAAGCGGGTTTGCCCGGATCAAAGAAGGCCGTCGGTTTCGTGCCCGCCACCCTGCCCCTTACCACAAGGGCCGATACAAATATATTGGGGGAATAATTTCTTTTAACAGGCACTTCTATAACAGGGTTCTTCCTGGAGAGTTTTCTCACAAACACATCCATGACGCCCTCCCGCTCAACGGTGACAAGGGCAGTGCCCGTCTGAAAAGGCATTTTCACCTGAAACTTTGCCGTTTCACCGGCCTCATACTGTTTCTTGTCCGGGATGAGGTCCATGCGGTCATCGTTTCGTGCTTCAAACCAGTCGTCATGCTTACCTGCGATCCACATATCGTAGTGAACAGCGGAAAGGTTGCCTGCATTGTCCGTAGTTTCGGCCTGAAGGATAATGGTTCCCTTCATGGGCGGTTTCCCCTCGCAGGTCAGGATACCTTTGCTGTCCGTCTTCCCGCTGCAGTGTGCCCCTATCTTTTTGATCTCCGTCAGGTTTTCATAAGCATAAAACCCTCCGGTTACACGCCGTCTGTGGGAATAGTTCTTTCTTTCAAAGATGTTTACTGTGATTGGTGCGCCGGGTACCGGATTGCCCTTCAGGTCTATCGCTATGACTTTATACTTGAGCATATCCTCCTGGGTTGTCACCGCATTATAGTTCGCTTCAATACCCACAAACAGGCGTGACGGATACAACGGGATTTTTGCCGATACTGTCTGTACCTCCCCGTTGGGATCCATGAATTCCAGTTCCGTCAGGATGTCTTTGGGCACATCAACAGATGGCAGTTCCAGGAGTTTTGCACGCGCAGTACCTGTTCTATCGAGCGTTACATCCAGGGTCTGCTGCTTTACTTTCTTCTCCTGCGCAGTGCCGTCTTCAGGCGGCTGATCGTCCTCGTCCGAGTCATCAAAGCGTACCGCCTTCTGGATGCCCTCCTTCACCGGTCCGTTTGCAAAAATAAACCCTTCGTAATCAGGCAGCAAAATCGGATGCCGCTGAATCTCCGTTCTTACTTTCACGGGGAGATTGGATGCCCCTCCGCCGGACAGATAGCTCACCGATACATCGATTTCTGCCGCCTTCGCATTCACCAGCGGTTCTTTTGGTCCCTGAATAATACCCTTTGCCAGAGGGATGCGGAATGCTTCAATCCTGAAGGAGCCTGAATTCCAGGATTTATTCGGCCCTTGCCGTCCATACCTGCGCCTGTGTCCGCGTGTTTTTTCCTGCTTGCCGTCTGCCTGTCCTTCGCGTTTTGAAAGGATTACATTGTAGGTACCCAGTTTGGCATTGGCAGGGATTTTCCATACCGCCTCGGAGGTCCCGTTTGACTGCCATCTTAACGCAAATGTATACTTTTCATCGCTGCCCATGTGCTCAATGATCATCTCATCCGGCCTCAGTGCCTCAGGAATGAGCGATATGCCCTTCATGGTGTGCTGCCTTATGAAGTGCTTCATGTGGACCGTCTCACCTGCCCGAAAGAGCGTGCGGTCAAAGACGGTGTGGGCCATGACTGCATCGGCATTCCCGAAATCCGCCTGCTGAAGATTGTACCTCCAGGGCTCAATGCCCTGATTCCAGCTTGAGTGGGTAAAAGTCATATCCTTATCGATTTTTGCAAAAACAAACAGACCTTCCTTATAACGGGAATAATCCCCGGAACAGGACACTGTATGTTTCGTTGCAGCCAGATTTGCATCTATCTTCGCAATTCCGTCGGCATCGGTCTTTCCCTGCCACATGATAAATCCCGAACAGTCATGCACCGAAACCGATGCGTCCTTCATCGGCTGCCCCTTGTCGAGGGATGTAACCCAGACCACAGACGATTCCTTCCCCCATTCGAAATGCGCCAGCATATTGGTAACAAGAGCCGCCGCAGGAACATACATGGGCGCTTTCCGGCCGAGAAGGCGTGAGCCCAGGATTTCGCTTTCCAGCTCCACCACATAAAATCCAGCCTCTTTCAGCGGAATGCCTATTACCTCAAATTCCCGGGTGCCTCCCGGTTTCGGAATTGAAAACTTCTGTGCGCTCTGCTCCCTGTTCTTCAACACAGGTTTATCCCTTTCAGCACGTTCAACAGCGCCCATCAGATCAATAACTGCCGCCTCTCTGTTCATCTGAACCCGGTGCAATCTGCCCTTCAGGTTATGCACCGTATCATCGGCAGCTTCTTTTGCTACCCCGGGCAGGACAGACTTCATAAACTCTCCGGCCTTTACCGCTTTGTCGAGGAACGATTCTTTTACCTTGCTTTTCATGGATCCGCGGTCATCAACTGTTTTCGACATCCAGGCGCTGATCTCAGATTCGACGTTCCTTACGGTCAATGGAAGTATAGCGCCTTCGTTCAGTTCAATGACACCAAAGGTGGACGGGAATTTGGCCAGAGGAGGATAGGAATAGGTTCGAACTTCCAGGGGAAATTTTTCCTGGTTTTTAAGTGGTCTGTTCGAATCATCCTTCATATTGCCTGGCAGATGTATGGTGAAGGCAGTAAGCTCAGGAAAGGGACCTTCAAATAAGATGAAATGTACATTGTCCGGATCTCCCCCCTCACGTGTCTTTGCTGCCCACACCTTACCCTTTTCACTCTTCAGGGTAATCTGCTTCGCCAATTCCCATTTCACCGGTGCAGAGAATATCAGTTTCATCGGGCTAAACGGCATGCATTGTGCACTGGGTTTTTCCCTCATGCACCGGAACTCGGCAGTAAAAGGAGGCCGCGCCTTGAATGCGAGCGTCTGGTCTTCGGTGGTAGCTGTGCCGCCGATGGTCTTCACCCCTTTTCCCCAGACGATCTTTACCGCCGCGTTGGACGGAAAGGTCTGTCTGCACTGCAGGGCCACCCTTGCCCCGGCTTTATCTCCGAACCGTGTCGTTTTAAAGAGGGAATCCTTTTCTTCTCCCTTGATCAGCTTTATGCCTACCTGTTCCTTTATGCCTTCTACAGAGCAATAGACGTTCTTCATGATGGACGATTCGTCTGCTTCCGCATCAAGCAGAAGAAGAAATACCTGATCCTGGTTGATCCGGGTATCGCCTTCACGGGGTCTCGAATCCCTGATGGCAGGCCCGCCGGTATTGAAGGAAAATTTATTCTGACCGCCTACGGTTTCGCCTTTCAATGTCTTTGTGCCCGATTTCAGCGTAAAGTCGCACATTACCCCGGCAGGAATGTCTCTTTCGAAATCATAGGACCATGTTTTTCCGTCTATCCAGCGCCCCTTGCCATTCTCCACACACCGGATGTCAAAAGGATCAGCAAGACGCGGGTCGCCGAATGGGACAATCTGTTCCGAAAACCTGGCTGTTACCTGCCGTACACTCTTCACCGTACCTTCCGGGGAAAACATCTCGATGTGCGCCCGGTCGGCGGCAAAGGCAAAGTTGACACATAAAGCAAAAGTTATTACGACTGTCAGGATTATTTTATACACATTACCCCCTCTTATTGAAATTATCATAAAAAGTCCGCTCACTTACGTTCGCTGTCAGCTCTGCGCTACTTTTTCCTATCCGCTCCACGCTATCCGCTCCACGCTATTCCCCCTTGACCCTTTGCCCGCAGCACGTAGGAAGTCCGCTCGCATGCGTTCGCTGGGACGTCCGCTTCGCTTGGACGAAACTCCATTTTCACATCCTACATCCCACATCCGAGAGGGGACTGGT
This window harbors:
- a CDS encoding MG2 domain-containing protein, which produces MYKIILTVVITFALCVNFAFAADRAHIEMFSPEGTVKSVRQVTARFSEQIVPFGDPRLADPFDIRCVENGKGRWIDGKTWSYDFERDIPAGVMCDFTLKSGTKTLKGETVGGQNKFSFNTGGPAIRDSRPREGDTRINQDQVFLLLLDAEADESSIMKNVYCSVEGIKEQVGIKLIKGEEKDSLFKTTRFGDKAGARVALQCRQTFPSNAAVKIVWGKGVKTIGGTATTEDQTLAFKARPPFTAEFRCMREKPSAQCMPFSPMKLIFSAPVKWELAKQITLKSEKGKVWAAKTREGGDPDNVHFILFEGPFPELTAFTIHLPGNMKDDSNRPLKNQEKFPLEVRTYSYPPLAKFPSTFGVIELNEGAILPLTVRNVESEISAWMSKTVDDRGSMKSKVKESFLDKAVKAGEFMKSVLPGVAKEAADDTVHNLKGRLHRVQMNREAAVIDLMGAVERAERDKPVLKNREQSAQKFSIPKPGGTREFEVIGIPLKEAGFYVVELESEILGSRLLGRKAPMYVPAAALVTNMLAHFEWGKESSVVWVTSLDKGQPMKDASVSVHDCSGFIMWQGKTDADGIAKIDANLAATKHTVSCSGDYSRYKEGLFVFAKIDKDMTFTHSSWNQGIEPWRYNLQQADFGNADAVMAHTVFDRTLFRAGETVHMKHFIRQHTMKGISLIPEALRPDEMIIEHMGSDEKYTFALRWQSNGTSEAVWKIPANAKLGTYNVILSKREGQADGKQEKTRGHRRRYGRQGPNKSWNSGSFRIEAFRIPLAKGIIQGPKEPLVNAKAAEIDVSVSYLSGGGASNLPVKVRTEIQRHPILLPDYEGFIFANGPVKEGIQKAVRFDDSDEDDQPPEDGTAQEKKVKQQTLDVTLDRTGTARAKLLELPSVDVPKDILTELEFMDPNGEVQTVSAKIPLYPSRLFVGIEANYNAVTTQEDMLKYKVIAIDLKGNPVPGAPITVNIFERKNYSHRRRVTGGFYAYENLTEIKKIGAHCSGKTDSKGILTCEGKPPMKGTIILQAETTDNAGNLSAVHYDMWIAGKHDDWFEARNDDRMDLIPDKKQYEAGETAKFQVKMPFQTGTALVTVEREGVMDVFVRKLSRKNPVIEVPVKRNYSPNIFVSALVVRGRVAGTKPTAFFDPGKPAYKLGISEIKVGWKPHELKVKVAPSKKIYKVREEVNAKITVLTAYGNAPPKGSEVTVAVVDEGLLELKPNDSWKLLEAMMGRRPYEVQTSTAQMMVVGKRHFGRKALPHGGGGGRHLTRELFDSLVYWKATVVLNEKGEASISFPLNDSLTSFRIVAVANGGSTGTGGGGSGLFGAGSESIRTTQDLSIFSGIPPLVREGDKFTAGTTVRNTSLRDMVVEATMSVYDGKEKKEMQPVKETIKAGEAKEFKWGITVPYGPEKLEYETAAKEAGGNAYDRIKVSQKVIKAIPVRTFQATLTQVKDVFQVTVEKPDDAVPGRGGVNLLLRPKLSEGLNGVREYMKEYPYTCLEQKTSRAVALRDKEAWAGITAELPAYLDSDGLAKFFPLMLYGSDILTSYMLSVSHESGYAIPDDLRERMTEGLKGFVEGRVIRWSSLPTADLSIRKMAAVEALSRYGLADSKLLASITIEPNLWPTSAVLDWTNVLMRTGDIPDQKRKLKEAVQILRSRLNLQGTTMGFSTEDKDNLWWLMTTPDLNAAKILLTAIALDDWKEDIPRVARGSLGRMKKGHWDTTLANAWGVLATEKFSKIYESVPVTGTTIATLGKQTEVTDWGKSQRGRADISFAWPKGRETLNVTQKGTGAPWATVRSMAAIPLKEPFSSGYRIKKTLTAVDRKDKGVWSRGDVVRVNLEIEAQSDMTWVVVSDPIPAGSMILGSGLGRDSAILTGSEAGRMGRTWEAFRERTFEALRVYYEFVPKGKWTVEYTLRLNNEGLFQLPETRVEALYSPEMFGEIPNKRVEIKP